In the Apium graveolens cultivar Ventura unplaced genomic scaffold, ASM990537v1 ctg4842, whole genome shotgun sequence genome, one interval contains:
- the LOC141702296 gene encoding histone-lysine N-methyltransferase, H3 lysine-9 specific SUVH1-like, whose translation MERGANSNPTGPIDKSRVLDVKPLRSLKPIFSPQMGSSAPFSGVPPAGPFAPGGAPFHPFAFGNDSQRASNFANTIPSPVPLNSFRTPDTQYANGDAGPSKARGRARKGRAAQDDYGNSDQGEDPSSGRRPRGSSQKRAKGPANLSSIQVSIDDTLDQFLRAFKLTALETHQQADGNKELVKRVLLTYNLFRRRLFQICEAKEDIPGGTNRPDLKAATTLMTKGARTNSTKRVGTVPGVEVGDIFFFRMEMCMVGMHAPTMAGIDYMTVKLSADDEPVAVSIVSSGGYEDDGEDGDVLIYSGQGGVQRKDGQIFDQKLERGNLALEKSLHRANVVRVVRGVKDVPNGTGKIYIYDGLYKIHESWVDKGKGGYNVFKYKFVRVPGQPQAYTLWKSIDQWKAGSGTRIGVILPDLTSGIETLPVSVVNDVDDEKGPAYFTYSSTLRYDKPFDLPVPSSGCACHGGCQAGDANCPCVQRNGGFLPYNSLGVVLNYKSLIHECGSSCLCPPNCRNRVSQAGLKVRLEVFRTKDKGWGLRSWDPIRSGMFICQYAGDVIDASSMMELLGSEHEEYIFDATRAYPPLDYTSDGFAEVPFPLVISAKNSGNVARFMNHSCSPNVFWQPVLRDNGEKTYLHVGFYSIGHIPPMQELTFDYGIPKSDKATLRRKRCLCASLNCKGYFY comes from the coding sequence ATGGAGCGAGGTGCAAATTCTAATCCTACAGGCCCTATTGACAAGTCTAGGGTTTTGGATGTAAAACCATTAAGAAGTCTTAAACCAATATTTTCACCCCAAATGGGCTCATCTGCCCCATTCTCAGGTGTACCTCCAGCCGGTCCTTTTGCGCCTGGGGGTGCACCCTTTCACCCGTTTGCTTTCGGAAATGACTCACAGAGGGCTTCTAATTTTGCTAATACCATACCGTCTCCAGTTCCGTTGAATTCTTTTAGAACTCCAGACACACAATATGCAAATGGAGATGCAGGGCCATCCAAAGCACGAGGCAGGGCCCGAAAGGGTAGAGCTGCACAAGATGACTATGGAAACTCTGATCAGGGTGAAGATCCAAGTAGTGGAAGGAGGCCAAGAGGGAGCTCTCAAAAGAGGGCAAAGGGTCCAGCTAATCTTTCATCGATTCAAGTAAGCATTGATGATACTCTTGATCAGTTCTTGAGAGCATTTAAGCTAACAGCATTGGAAACACATCAACAAGCTGATGGGAATAAGGAGTTAGTTAAACGAGTACTCCTCACATATAATCTGTTTCGGAGAAGACTTTTTCAGATTTGTGAAGCTAAAGAAGATATTCCAGGGGGTACTAATCGTCCAGACTTAAAGGCTGCTACAACTTTAATGACTAAGGGGGCTAGGACAAATAGCACGAAGAGGGTTGGAACTGTACCCGGAGTTGAAGTAGGTGATATTTTCTTTTTCAGGATGGAAATGTGTATGGTAGGAATGCATGCCCCAACAATGGCCGGGATAGATTATATGACTGTTAAACTCTCTGCTGATGATGAACCTGTGGCTGTCAGCATTGTTTCGTCAGGAGGATATGAAGATGATGGCGAGGATGGGGATGTCCTGATTTATAGCGGACAAGGTGGAGTTCAAAGGAAAGATGGTCAAATATTTGATCAGAAACTTGAAAGGGGTAACCTTGCTTTGGAAAAGAGCTTGCATCGGGCTAATGTTGTTAGAGTTGTAAGGGGGGTGAAGGATGTCCCTAATGGAACTGGAAAGATATACATCTATGATGGCCTTTATAAAATACACGAGTCATGGGTAGATAAAGGAAAAGGTGGTTATAATGTGTTTAAGTACAAGTTTGTTAGAGTACCTGGTCAGCCACAAGCGTATACGTTGTGGAAATCAATTGATCAATGGAAGGCGGGATCTGGTACAAGGATTGGGGTTATCCTGCCTGACCTTACTTCAGGGATAGAAACTCTACCTGTATCTGTTGTAAATGACGTTGATGATGAAAAGGGTCCAGCATATTTCACATATTCTTCTACTCTcaggtatgataaaccatttgACTTGCCCGTTCCTTCATCAGGCTGTGCTTGCCATGGTGGATGCCAAGCTGGTGACGCAAATTGCCCCTGTGTTCAAAGGAATGGAGGCTTTCTTCCATACAACTCACTTGGTGTAGTTCTAAATTACAAATCCTTGATCCACGAGTGTGGTTCTTCTTGTTTATGCCCTCCAAACTGCCGAAACCGGGTGTCCCAAGCAGGATTAAAAGTCCGGTTGGAGGTTTTCAGAACGAAAGATAAAGGTTGGGGACTTAGATCCTGGGATCCAATCCGCAGTGGAATGTTTATATGTCAGTATGCTGGAGATGTCATCGATGCATCCAGTATGATGGAGCTGCTGGGAAGTGAACACGAAGAGTATATATTTGATGCTACCCGGGCGTATCCTCCTCTGGACTATACTTCAGATGGTTTTGCAGAAGTTCCCTTTCCCCTTGTTATCAGTGCTAAGAATAGTGGGAATGTGGCTCGCTTCATGAACCATAGCTGTTCTCCAAATGTTTTCTGGCAGCCAGTTTTGAGAGATAATGGAGAGAAAACGTATCTTCATGTTGGTTTTTATTCAATTGGTCACATTCCACCTATGCAAGAGCTGACATTTGATTATGGGATACCTAAGTCTGACAAAGCTACACTGAGGAGGAAGAGGTGCTTATGTGCATCTTTGAATTGCAAGGGTTATTTTTATTGA
- the LOC141702295 gene encoding putative protein S-acyltransferase 3 yields the protein MDPRSNSRVRLYQVWKGHNKFFCGGRLIFVPDASSIALTASLVGMPAIVFCTKMFLNLRKTSPEYGYSVLIVGIVLLVLDLTFLILTSGTNPGIVPRSSRPPESGTSSTVYGLVEPFHEWSESTENQR from the exons ATGGATCCTCGTTCAAATTCAAGGGTCAGGCTTTATCAAGTTTGGAAGGGCCATAAT AAATTTTTCTGCGGTGGGAGGTTGATCTTTGTTCCTGACGCGTCATCAATAGCTTTAACTGCATCATTGGTTGGAATGCCAGCAATAGTATTTTGCACTAAAATGTTTCTTAATCTACGAAAAACGAGTCCTGAGTATGGGTATAGCGTGCTGATTGTGGGAATTGTCCTCCTAGTGTTG GATCTAACTTTCCTCATTTTAACATCTGGTACTAATCCGGGAATAGTACCAAGGAGCTCAAGGCCTCCTGAATCGGGGACATCATCAACTGTCTATGGATTGGTTGAGCCGTTCCACGAGTGGTCGGAGAGTACCGAGAACCAGAGATGA